TTTGCACCTACTTGCTCTTGCATACTCTCCTATCCCAATATCATGACTTCCTAATTTTCTACTACAAATTTCATGATTTTCTTCACCACTattttcatcatcatcttcttcttctccaatgcTACATTCTTCATGTCTTAACAAGGAGAGCCTAAGCCTACCATGGGCACGTTCAGCTTGCAAATAAGAATAGATTTTCACTGCTTTTAATACTAAACGACCACCTTCCCGATGAGGTCTAACTTGAACACCTTCATTCCCACTCATTGATGTTAGAGGAGGTGGAAAACTACTTGTCCTGTTGAATTGTTTCGTGAATTCTCGACTTTTTGATCGTGGAAAATTCGTGGACATGAAATTAGGAGAGAATTCTTCCATGCTTTCACTAATGTCACTGCCCGTTTCGCTCCCTAAGCTTTCAGTGCACATTTCCAAACTCTTTGTATTGAGAGAAGAGGACTTCACCATAGGATGAACATAAACTTCTTCATCGCCTTTTTTCGGGTGTTCACATGGATTTTCCAGTTCGTGTATGAAGCTCCAGCCACGAGACACGTCACTATTTtcatgttgattttgcaactcatTGAAACTAAGCCCATTTTCTTCTTCAGTTTCTGCTTCTTGTGGAGATATTTTAGACATTTGAAGCAATGTGGTAGATTGTGGGAAATTCGATATAGGAGGAGGCAATTTGTTCATTAGGACACGTGGTTCAACAAGTGTAGGCTCTAGACAAGATTGAAGACCTTGATATAGAGTGGAAGTTGAGGTCATGTTGTTTTACAACAATATGCAAAAATAAAAGAACAGGGGAAAACAGAGGATTTGGTCTACTTTTAACTAGAAACTAGAAATGTGAAATTTTTTGAGTGTTGAGAAATTCATATGCTTAAATGAGGATAAAAAATTTTCTAAGTCATTGAGCCATGTTTGGTTTCTAAAATGTACCTAGGTGATAAAGCTTATGAGGGTGGCAAATTGAAGGtaaaaatgaaataataaaaaaaaacaaggaTGGAGAAAGGGAAGGTAGAGAATGGATAGAACATGAAAGAGAAGTGAAAGGGGCAAGGTTGAATTTATAGGGACTAAAAAGTAACCACTTGAGgggttttatttttctttttttttctttttttttggggggggggggggcgggggAAGAGGTTCTCAATTTGCAAAGAGGAGGAGTTGAACTTTTGGTGCCACTAGAATTATTCAGCTTTCACTCTGCCACACAATAAATTGagaaaaggaacaaagaaaagtGGGAAGCTAGAAATAATTTGAAGTTGGACAAAAGCTCATTGGTCCTTTTTGTTTGTGTATTATTTTCGGggtatttgcatctatacccactTTTGTGTAACATTTTaatttgtgcccgctttgcaaaaaaaattgcaagtgtacccGCTTCTTCGCATAACTTTAgcacacggggctgaagtagcaaaggcaatcacgcaaaacttcagcattctagtagtcgggcctgaagttcagctctagagctgaagtttttgttttgtgactagcgaacttcagctctagagctgaagtttctgtGTTGtgactgggaaacttcagctctagagctgaagcttggATAAAATTAACTCTTATATGAAGTCGTTGGATTTGCTCCTCTCCATTGATCCAATTGATGAAGCGTTCACCAGCTATTAGCATTCAACCCTTTCTTTCAATTATTGTATTGACAATGCAATTAACTATTTGTAAATCAAGTGCATTATTTCTCTGTTTCGTTGTTTTCACGTCAACGACTAAACAATATTAACCAGAAAATAAGCGCTATGTTTTACACAGAAATTGTATAATGATCGTGTTGGCTACTCAATCCTTTTCCACAATACTCTGTACTTTGATTTTGTTTAGATAACTTTACTGAAGTTTTATAGAGTAATATGGTATCTGATCAGAGAGAACTTCTTGTTGGCATCTAGCTGTGATGAGATGGAGTTCCTTTCTTTCAATTTGCTTGTTTGCATATTTCAGCTATTTatttgagaagaagaaaacgaaggagcaGAACGAGGAGAaaaggggctgaagttatttaagaattgggtataagttaaaagtttaaaaaaaaatgggtataggttaaatgggggcgaccaaatagggcgccctgtgcaatttttacattattttctctctttcactttttttattttttttgtattttgcaaTTTTAGGTAGAAGACATTGATTTTGGCTGGTTACAACAGCTAAAATTTGATTGGTGAGTTTAAGTATTACTTTTAAAGAGAATGAATTAAATAACGTGTGGACTTTGGAGGGTCATTTTCTTTTGCCATCCAAAGTGAACCAACAAAAGGGATTCGTTCTGATATTTTTTGATAGATATTGCTTTATTCACCCCCTTCTCACTTGCGCTTTTCAACTTCCACTTAACCAATTCTTTTCTTTAACTTTGACTAGGGTTGAAAACCTAAAATTTGTCGTACATCATTTGAGCAAAGAACAAAAAACTCGAATTGAGTTGAAATTATAATAATCTAGTGGTTGTTTTATCCTACACTGCATGGATGCAGGCTTTTAACGGGGAAGTCGTATTTATACccgttttttgggtcacgttttaacttatatttgttttgcaaaaaaaattgcaagcgtacccactttccGCGTAAACTTCAGGCATACAgacctgaagtagcaaaggcaatcacgcaaacttcagcattctagtagacgggcctgaagttatttataattgctgaacttaagcattttATTAGCTGatgttttgttctctatttgctgaacttcagcatgttttagctgaagttttgtcctggattcaatagttttgtcgtaaagctttttcaaaaatttcatcagaagatgctgaagttatttagttcatttgtaaaaacttcagcactaaataagctgaagttttgtcctagattcattagttttgtcataaagctttttcaaaaacttcagcagaagatgctgaagttatttagttcatttgtaaaaacttcagcattaaataagctgaagttttgtcctcgattcattagttttgtcataaaagtttttcaaaaacttcagcagaagatgttgaagttatttagttcatttataaaaacttcagcactaaaataagctgaagttttgtcctggattcattagttttgtcaaaactttttcaaaaacttcagcagaagatgggTCTCGTAGAAGGAACTGTGTTGGTGCAGTCCTTTGTTAACCTGAAGAACATAACAACATGGTATCAATGTAGCTCCTTGTCTAATATTTTTATCATCATCTTCTAAAAGCAAAAACATCGATGCATACCCTTATGAACGGAGAAGAATGAAATTGAATAAGAGTTAAACTATTGTGCCTTCTGCATTCATGTGAATCTTAAATTGTTGAATGTTTAAGCAGCAGCATAAACATAACTTTGACAGTAGAACACTTTCCACAATTCTCCACTAACTTCTATCAAATGATTCTGTAGTGAAGATTAGAATAACGAGTAGAAAAGAAAGGAGGAAGAAAGGAGCGCACAGGTAGCAGGAAGAAGGAGGCACCTAAAGTTATAAAAATTAGGGTATATGTTAaataatctatattatattaaaagcacgaaggcccttagagAAATTTCGTTCGCCtcttttaccctttaaaaataaactTAGCATTGAACATAgtagtaatttaattatttttgtaatatttaGAAATTTGAATTCAAGTAGAATCTTACATATTAAAACCTTCCTTATATAACATACTATATATGGAatataatatttaggactttaaaattaattaattttacctaATAAAAACCTTTTCAAATTAAAACTATTACAAGAAACCTTAAATCATTAACGTGGTGGTAAACAAAAACACTTTTTTATGAGGTGTATTTTGAGAATATGTTGAGCATTGTGGTAAGTTTACTCATTCGTATAATGTTTATCTATTTTACAAATTAAAATTAGAATCTATAGCTCATTATTCACATTTTAGTATTCTTGTGAAGGATAAAAGGAAATCAAGGTTCAATATATGTGGTTTTTGCTTTAACTTTTTCATTCATATTTTCGTTCAATTgtttatgtttattttattaattagttGACGTGTATACATATGTTTGAGTATTATATATATCTCACTACAATTATGATGTTCGTCTAATTCTTTTATGGTATAGGTGTTGTAGGATCAAATTAATATGAAGAAAAGGATTGGATGATGAGAAGAAAGacaaccaaaaaaaagaagaagaagaagaagtatagTTAGAATCAAGCAACCaagagtaataataataataagggattaaaagcacgaaggcccttagcgaaatatcgttcaccTTTTTTTATCCTTTAAGAATATATTTTATATTGGACAGAATAGTAACTTTAGTTATTTTCCTTATATGCAGGAATAgtcattaattatttttctaatattaggGACAAACATTTAATTAATagcctaatatttaggactttgatATGAAAAATCATATAATTATCTTTTTGTTGTGAAATTTTTTGTTTAAGAGTCCTTGACGTGctctattttttttaaagttttaggTTTAgtgttgtttattttctttttcttttcaattttcttcgTATAAGTTATGTAATTTGATTATACAATGAGCTAGACTAATTTATTCATTTTCTAATCTGTTTAAAATAAATTcatatagtatttattattaattaaaagattaaattagttgcattttatttttgtaaaaaaaaatattattttctatcaATTTGTTAATCCTGTTTGAGTCTTCTAAAATGAACTAGGGAATAACTTTTCAAAATAATTCTTAAGTTTTCAAGGAT
This genomic stretch from Nicotiana sylvestris chromosome 9, ASM39365v2, whole genome shotgun sequence harbors:
- the LOC104244678 gene encoding protein FANTASTIC FOUR 3-like, encoding MTSTSTLYQGLQSCLEPTLVEPRVLMNKLPPPISNFPQSTTLLQMSKISPQEAETEEENGLSFNELQNQHENSDVSRGWSFIHELENPCEHPKKGDEEVYVHPMVKSSSLNTKSLEMCTESLGSETGSDISESMEEFSPNFMSTNFPRSKSREFTKQFNRTSSFPPPLTSMSGNEGVQVRPHREGGRLVLKAVKIYSYLQAERAHGRLRLSLLRHEECSIGEEEDDDENSGEENHEICSRKLGSHDIGIGEYARASRCKASESRNKGIPSWEPFWVAIS